DNA sequence from the Verrucomicrobiota bacterium genome:
AAGAGCAACTCTTAGGGCGGCGACTGCGATCTGACAATCCAGCGCGACCCTCGCTTGCGTAACGCTGCAGGTATTTATGCCCAGTCTTTCGGCTGATCCCAAAATCACCGCATAGATCACTCAATCTGAAGCGACCCGTCCGGGCCAGGATTACAAATCTCTCTTTTTCGCTCATTACATCGGTCTCTTTCCATGGCATACTCGCCATCAAAGTGTTACCGATGTCCTTGTGCTATCTGTTACCTATGTCCTTGTGGTTTACCTTGACCCCTTTAGAGCCTCCCACCCCTTTAGAGCCTCCCTACCCCTTTAGAGCCTCCCTTGACCCCTTTAGAGCCTCCCCTTTAGAGCCTCCCAAGGGCAAGAAAGGGGAGTCGGCCTAACATGGTGATTTAGTGAATAGTCAAGACCCGACGTGTTACAGGGTCGACGCGACTTTCTACAGGGTCGCGACGTGTTACAGGGTCCGCGCCGCAAGCAGGCTAGTCGATTTCCCTGCGGCCCTAGGCCTGATTGCGGCAGCGATGCAGCCAGGTGCCCAGTAAGACCAGGATACCGGCAGCCAGACTTGTCACCGCTGGCTCTGGGATGACTGACCCCTCAACCGTGAAGTTCGAAAAGTCACCTTCTGTCGGGTTAGCAATGAACCACTGTCCCGAAGAACCATCAAACCCGGTTCCATAGAGACGGAATGTTACCGACGACGTGATCGCGTCGAAATTAGAGCCCAAGACAACCGCGTCGTAAGCGGCAGCTGCGTTGATGTTCTGAAATCCGATGTTGATACTATCAGTGGCAATCACCGAAGAATAACCGTCAAGCGAAGAGCGCAACTCCCAGACCGCGCTAAAACCAACCAGGTTGTTCGGAGCTTGGTTGAAATAAAGCGTGTCGAGGTCCAACGTGATCCCCGCATCCGGGGTGATCATAAATTCTACATACGCGTCATTGGGGTCGAAAGGGGTAGTGCCCCAGCTATTCCCTCCCAGCGAGTTAATTTTGTTTCCCGTCGAGCTGATGTTGGAAACACCCACAGTCGTAATCGTGCTCGCCGTAACCCCGGTTGCGGTTGAACCCAAGGGAACCGGGCCGATATATGAAGTGCCGGGACCGTTACCTTGAATGTCCCAATCGGCGATGACGACTGCAGAAGCGCCCACCGCACTGAAGACGAGGACGAGCGTGGAAGCAAGGAGAGTGGAATATTTCTTCATGCCATGGAACAATTTCGGGGTTAATTTTTTGGAGGCAATGAAATAATTAGTGGCAAACTACATCTGGATCGCCGTTTGCTCGTTTGTTAACTGCTAAGTTCCGCTCCTCCTGATCAAAGCCGGCAGGGGGACCCAATAGACATCAAGTCTTGACTCTTGTGCGCCGAGCAAAGCGAGGCGTTTCCTGCCGGGGGAAGAACCCGGCTATTAAAAACCTAACCAGTATAATATATCGAGTGTTGCGCGGATGTTAGCTAAATCGCCAAAAGAGAATGACCCTGATACAGGAGGTCGAACCGTGAGCTTTGCAAGAGAGGCAACGGGCGGTGGAACAGCATCTGCGAAGCGTACACAGAGAAGTCTGCAGGCCGTAGGGGAGATCGCAGAACCCCGAGAGTTGATACAGCCTCGAAAAAGACAGAACGCGGATGGCGACGCTTTAAGAGTAGCGGAAGCCAGCATGGAAGGAGAGCAATGGTTTGCTCCGGAAGGTCCGCCGGGGTCCACGAAGACTGTGGCATGTAGACAAGGAAACGCACTTGAACTCGGGAGGCCTGGATGCCTCCTCCACCGAGGAGGTAGCGGCACACCAACCAAAAGAAGGATGCAGCGATGAGCATTCAGGAGTCAGATCGATCCGTAGTAGTCCGAGACGGTAGGGCCGATCACACGCCTTCGCTTAGCTACGGCGGCGCAGGCACGGCGAAGGAATCGACGGGTCGACAAAGTGTTCAAAGCACTCACGCAGGGGAAACGATAGTTCCCCGCCGAAGCGTGTCCAGCTCCCTGAACGCACTGAGAGAGGAAGGCCTCACGCGAGCCGGGACACCGGTTCGGAGGCTTGTATACGATGATAAACGTGGCGATGTTGCGCGAGAGCTTCCACCTGTTGCGGCGAAGAGCTGCCAGTGGAGTGGATGGTCAAAGCGTGGCAGACTACGAGAGCGATCTCGAAATGAATCTCGCCGGTTTATTGGAACGTCTGAAAAGCAAAAGCTATCGGGCGAAGTTGGTAAGGGGCAGGTACATCCCCAAAGCGGACGGCAAACTCCGTCCACTGGGTATTCCCGCCGTGGAAGATAAGATCGTGCAAATGTCGGCCCGGCGAATACTGGAGTCGATCTACGAGGCGGATTTTACGGAAACGAGCTGGGGATATCGCAGGGGCAAAGGCGCGCGCGAGGCTGGTGGAGTACTGCGAGAGGCGTTATTGTCCAAGAAGGTCAACTGGGTCGTGGAAGCGGACATCAAAAGCTTCTTCACCCAAATGGACCACCGGAAGTTGCTGAAGATGCTTCCGAATCGCATCGATGACGAAGCCTTTGTGCGGTTGATCGGAAAATGGCTAAGCGCCGGAGTGTTGGAAGAGGACGGACGAATCGTCCATCCCGAAACCGGCATTCCGCAGGGGGGAATCGTTTCGCCCGTTCTTGCGAACGTATATTTGCACCACGTGCTCGATATGCGGATAGAGTCGGATGTGAAAAGCAAAGCGCACGCCGACGTGGTTTATCTGCGTTATGCGGACGACTTTGTCTGCGGCTTCTACAGCAAGAAGGATGCGGATCGGTTTCTCCTGTGGTTGAGAAAGCAGCTGGCCTGCTACGGGCTGGAATTGGCGGAAGAAAAAAGTGCAGTGGTGAAGTTCACCCGTTTCGATGTCAAGGGCAGTGGGCGTCTCGGCTTCCTGGGTTTTGTCTTCTTTTGGTCTGAAACCCGAAAGGGAAAGAAGACCGTTCGAATGGCAACCCATCCGAAAAGGCTCAATGCCGCATTGCAGGCCATGAAACAATGGGTGCGAAGGAGCAGAAACCTGCCGCTGTCTAAGATCGTTCCGTTGCTCAGAAGCAAACTCGTGGGACACTATAACTACTATGGAGTTCTCGGCAATGCCAGGAGTCTCGGTCGTTACCGACACGGGTGCCAGCGGCTTCTCTATAAGTGGTTGAACCGCAGGAGCCAGAAACGCAGCTATGACTGGGATGGCTTCTGTCGAATGTGGACGACCATGGGTTTGCCCGAACCGAAGCTGAACGTGAAGCCTTGTCAACCCATCCTTGAACCACTCCAAGTATACTACTGATCTCTACTCTGCGCGTCGACACGAGGAGCCCTGTGCGGGAAAACCGCACGCAGGGATCTGCGAGGGGACTGCCCGGCAACGGGCAGTTCTACCTCAATGAAAAATCATTCGTGGCTCTTGCCTTTACAGCTAGCGACGCCATAAAGATCCGAAAATGAAGGTCTGGGTTCCCATGTCTTTGTGCTCAATCTCATTGGACTCGGTTATCGATGTATTCTTGGAATAGGCCGGATAGGTGGACAAGCCCTTGGCGATGGAATTCGATTTTGGGATGAATAAATTTGCGAAAATCACGCTTGTTTTAGTCACCTTTCTCTTTGTTGGATGCCCTCGCCCTACGGATGTCGAAGTCTATAACAATACCGGCACTACCTTGTTACTTTCCAATGGTAGAGAGCGTAAAATGATCCCGCCCGGCGAATCAGCGAAAATAAGGTTTCGCGGTGGGATCGAAGTCGAATCTGACTTGGGCGTGTGGTTTTACGAAAGAAAGTTGCACGCAATAATGAATTCCCCGAAGTTTTTTGATGGTACATTGAGGATCCAATTAGAAGCAGATGGTAAAGCGTACGCCCTTCCGGTAGATATCATGCCTCCTGCGGACACTTTTGAGGATCAGCCGAATAGCTTTCCGTATAAGCCGGTTATCAAAGGGGTAGGATAGGTTAATCGAAGTGCCCTTTAAACGTGTCTCAGCGTTTCCCCATTTCACCTCAGGTTTTTTCGAGATCCCAAGATCTCTATCCTTTGCGTTGACCCCTTTTAAGGCTGCTACGCAGACAGTTGTGGTCGGGCGTTCTCGGCGAGAATTTCGTGCACTCGTGGGATGACCCGCGTGCCGTACATCTTGATCGATTTCATCAGCTTTTCGTGCTGCAACGGACCGGTTGCGTACTTCAGGTCAAAACGGTCAGCGCCGACTGCTTCGACGGCGTAAGCAATCTTTTGAGCGACCGTTTCCGGAGAGCCTACGTAGAGTGAACCGTGCTGTACCTCCGCTTCGTAATGCTGGCGATTGATTTCACCCCAACCGCGTTCGCGTCCGATCCTGCCGAAGGCTTTGGCATAGTGAGGCCAGAGTTCTTCCGCTGCCTGCTCGTCGGTTTCTGCGATATGGCCGGGAGAGTGAATGCCGATCGGAAGCTGGGGCTGATTGGTCTGCCGCAACGCCTGGCGATAAAGCTCCGCCATGGGGGCGAAACGGGCCGGGTCGCCACCAATGATCGCGAAGGTAATCGGCACTCCGAGCTGGGCGGTGCGAACGACGGACTCAGGGCTACCGCCAACCCCGCGCTTGATCGGAATACTGCCGCTCTCGGTTTTCGGAAAGACTTCCTGATTCTTTAAAGGAGAACGGGTTTTGCCCGACCAAGTCACCTTGCCCTCTCTGAGCAATTGGACGAGGAGTGCGAACTTCTCTTCGAAAAGAACTTCGTAGTCTTCGAGTTTATATCCGAAGAGAGGAAATGATTCGGTGAACGACCCACGTCCCGCGGTAATCTCTGCTCTTCCGTTGGAGAGCGCATCGATCGTCGCGAATCGTTGATACACGCGCACGGGATCATCGCTGGAAAGAACGGTGACGCCGGTTCCGAGTTGGATGTTCTCGGTCGCCGTTGCGATCCCCGCCAAGACTGTATCCGGTGCGGAGATCGCGTAGTCGTCACGATGATGCTCTCCCACGTTGAATCCGTCGATGCCCACCTGATCGGCGAGTTTTGCCTGCTTCACGACATCTCGGATGACTTGGGCGTCGCTGTTGCGTTTCCCGTTTTTGTCGAGTGTGACGTCTCCGAAGGTATCGAGTCCGAATTTCATGATACTTCCTTTCTTCTGATTCTGTAGAATTGGTTCTTTGGATTTATCGAGGGTGAAACGATAGCAGGAGAACGGGATTCTGGATAATGTTCTGGTGTTGGTTCTATTATACGTTTTTCGTATACCCCTATCGATGATTGATCTAATCCGCATGTTTCTGGTTCTGCTCGAGGAGGGGAGTATGAATCGGGCGGCGAAACGCCTACGGGTGAGTCAGCCAACCCTGACACGCCAGCTGCAGGCCTTGGAAGCGGAGCTGGGCGGTTCTTTGGTTGAACGGGGAAATTGGGGGGTCAGGCCGACCGATTTGGGTTTTCTGCTGCGGGATCGAATGCGGTCGATATTGCTCGACTATGACGCAGCTTGGTCAGAAGTGCAGGCAGCAGGCCAGGGTAAGGTGGCCAGCTTGCGCATCGGATATCTCGGATTATCCGCTTCGCGATTCCTGAACCCTATTCTGCAGGAGATTCGTGAAGCCTGTCCAGAGGTGCAGCTGGCGCTCTATGATTTAACCCCGGCGGAGCAACTTGATGCACTTGCAAAGGGTGAGCTTGATGTGGCGATGATCGGGCAGGAAGGAGCCACCGGAGAAGACCGCTACCATAGGCAGACCATGGCGGAGCTCCCCCTTTGCGCGGCAGTGCCGGTCGGCCATCGGCTATCGAAAGAGTTGGAAGCCCCGTTTGCGGATTTTGCCGGTGAGCGATTTGTCGGAGCACCGGACGCTCATGTTCCGGGTCGAAACGCGTGGATTTCGAAGCTTTGCGCGAAGGCGGGATTTAAGGCGAAGTTTACCCGGGACGCGACTAGTCTGGGCGAGTCCTTTTCGATCGTTCTCAGCGATTCTGCGATTAGTCTCCTTCCAGACTACGTAGATGGATCCCCGCCGCCTGGCGTGGTCTACGTCCGAATTTCTGATCCCGATATCCGTTGGAAATACACCGTCATGCGCCAAGCGGGAAAAGGAACGAATGCTGCACGAAAGACGGTTGATTTGTTGCTGAAGCTGGGTCGATCTTACCAAGAAGCGACTGAAGAATTTGGCTGAGTGGGGGCGCCGAAAGAGGTCAAATGCAAGATTTAATGGTTCTGGGCTTGCTGCTCAGTAGAGGTGGTCTGGAGTTTATTGCCCTCCAGACATAGTTTCATTTCCTTTAGACGTGTCTCAGCGTTTCCCCCTTTGACCCTTCCCTGTGAGAAGCGTGTGGCGTTCGCCCAGCTTTGAGTGGACTCAAAAACGGGTCGAGTTCGATGGCTGGTTTCTTTGGGGGAGATCTTCGGGATAATCGAGAAAGAGCAGCGCTCGACCGAGGAAAGTTTGCGTGCTTTGAGGCCGGTCAGCTTTTCCTTGTCCAAAAAACTCCATAGAGGTTTGGGTTAACCTTGACGGCGCTGGATCGGTCCGTTTGCGATCCTTCCGTGAGATTGCGGAAGCTATTTGTCTATGCGACTTGGTTGGGGTTGTCGGTTCTCGCTGCAAGAGGCGCCCTGGTGATCACGATTCAGGAAGAGGCGAGTGGTGTCAGTTTCTCCGGAGCTGGGACGTTGAGTGTCTCGGGATTTACTATAATTTCGACCGGTTCTCAGTCTGGTCGAATCGACCCGCAGGAGCCACGGATCCTATTCGCTCCTGAAAGCCCGTCCTCGGCCACCACCGAACTGTATCTTACGGAGGAAGGAGTGGTGGAAGTCAGCTCAGGTTGGGGTTTAGGCGGCTTAACGATGTTCGATGCAACAGGAGATGCCTTTGGCTTTAGTGTTTTCGGGAACCAGAATGGTCTTAGTCTTTTTGTCCCTCAGAACTACGACAGCGTGAGCCCTCTGACTGCGTCTGCGTTTTTGGCAGGCGAGACTCTAGACAGTTTGGGCTTGAATGAAGGAACCTATGTATCGACCTACATCGTTGGGGGGACGTTTTCGGACAGCATTACCGTCGACATCATTCTGGTTCCAGAGCCGAGTTCCTCCGTTTTCCTATTTGGTCTTGTGGCCACTGCCGCTTTGCTGCGTCGCCCCAGACGAAAAATACCTTAGCTGAGGTTAGGGTCTGCTGTGGGGGGTTCTGTTGATGCTGGCGAAACAGTTCCTCTATTCCCAAAACGAGCGACGTGCGTGGTCTTCGATAGGCCGTGTTGAAATCATTACTGAGAGGAGATCACGATCCTTCGTGTCTAGTGAAAGCCTGACTCCATCAGATTCCTTGAAAATTTAAACGGGGGACCCAAAAAGACTTCATGTCTTGGCTTTTGACTAGGAAGAAAGGGAGCGAGGGAAGGCAAAAGGGGTGAAACGCAAAATTTAATGGTTCTCGGCTTTCTGCTCGCGGGAGGTGGGCTGGAGTGTATTACCCTCCGGGCATGGTTTCATCTCCTTTAAGCGTGTCTCACCATTTCCCCATTTCCTCAAGTTTTTTTTGAGATTCCAAGATCTCTATCCTTTGCGTTTTACCCCTTTGAGCCTTTGCCTTTGCGTCCGACCCCTTTTGAGTCTTCTTCGTAAAAGCCTACAGCGAAAACGTGGGATCGTTTCAGTTGAGGAAGGTGCGGGTGTAACAAAAACACCAGACAGTAAATACGCTAAATAACTAACTAAATACTAGTCTTTAGTGATGTCCGATCATTGCAGGTCCTCCTTAAGATAAACTGATGTCGGAAGTCGATCTCGATTGTAAATCAAAACCGCTTCCGGAGTAACCAGAAGGGTATCGGGAAACTCAGGAACCCGAATGGAAAACTCTTTTGGCGTTTCTCTTTTATTCCATGGCACCATGCCAAGAAAAAAATCATCTTCTTCACGATACAGAAGCCAGACCGCTTGAGAATCCGCCCCTGCGGCTAAGACGTAGTTCATGGAAGGAAGCTCCTTTATGGCGGGACCATGCTTTCTGAACTCATAGCGTTTTGGCGAAATCATCGGTCCTCTCTCCTGATAAACCATCCAGAAAGCAGCCTTTCCCGACAGATCCGTCCTCAATTCACCTCGCTCGGCCATCTCTCGAAAAACACGCCGATCTTTTGCATCCTCCATCGAGTACGGGGAAAATTTTGTCACCGGGCTAAGCCCTGGTTCTTCAATGAATTTTAGCCCACTCGTCGCCGGTTCATCCCAATTGCCGATCCCCAACCTTTCTGAAGCAATAACAAGAATGCTCCTATTCTCAGGCTCAAGTTCCTGTATCGAACTCGAGCTGACTAAAAACAATTTCCTGTCAAACATCCTCATCTTAGGAAGATTGCCGGGATTGATTCTCCACACGGACCAGTTTTCCTCTGCGGTCGTAGTCCACCAAAGAGTTCGATTGCTGTAGATGTAAATCCTCCCGTCCAAAAACGTGATATTTCCGCTAAAGTATCGTTCGCTCTTCATGAACGGTGGATGCCACAGCGTCGAGGACAAGTTTTCTAAAACAAAATGCTCGACGATCAAGCGACTGTCATATGCCCAGACCACCCAAATCCGCCCGTCTCCAAAGGATAAAGAATGGG
Encoded proteins:
- the ltrA gene encoding group II intron reverse transcriptase/maturase produces the protein MINVAMLRESFHLLRRRAASGVDGQSVADYESDLEMNLAGLLERLKSKSYRAKLVRGRYIPKADGKLRPLGIPAVEDKIVQMSARRILESIYEADFTETSWGYRRGKGAREAGGVLREALLSKKVNWVVEADIKSFFTQMDHRKLLKMLPNRIDDEAFVRLIGKWLSAGVLEEDGRIVHPETGIPQGGIVSPVLANVYLHHVLDMRIESDVKSKAHADVVYLRYADDFVCGFYSKKDADRFLLWLRKQLACYGLELAEEKSAVVKFTRFDVKGSGRLGFLGFVFFWSETRKGKKTVRMATHPKRLNAALQAMKQWVRRSRNLPLSKIVPLLRSKLVGHYNYYGVLGNARSLGRYRHGCQRLLYKWLNRRSQKRSYDWDGFCRMWTTMGLPEPKLNVKPCQPILEPLQVYY
- a CDS encoding LLM class flavin-dependent oxidoreductase, whose protein sequence is MKFGLDTFGDVTLDKNGKRNSDAQVIRDVVKQAKLADQVGIDGFNVGEHHRDDYAISAPDTVLAGIATATENIQLGTGVTVLSSDDPVRVYQRFATIDALSNGRAEITAGRGSFTESFPLFGYKLEDYEVLFEEKFALLVQLLREGKVTWSGKTRSPLKNQEVFPKTESGSIPIKRGVGGSPESVVRTAQLGVPITFAIIGGDPARFAPMAELYRQALRQTNQPQLPIGIHSPGHIAETDEQAAEELWPHYAKAFGRIGRERGWGEINRQHYEAEVQHGSLYVGSPETVAQKIAYAVEAVGADRFDLKYATGPLQHEKLMKSIKMYGTRVIPRVHEILAENARPQLSA
- a CDS encoding LysR family transcriptional regulator — encoded protein: MIDLIRMFLVLLEEGSMNRAAKRLRVSQPTLTRQLQALEAELGGSLVERGNWGVRPTDLGFLLRDRMRSILLDYDAAWSEVQAAGQGKVASLRIGYLGLSASRFLNPILQEIREACPEVQLALYDLTPAEQLDALAKGELDVAMIGQEGATGEDRYHRQTMAELPLCAAVPVGHRLSKELEAPFADFAGERFVGAPDAHVPGRNAWISKLCAKAGFKAKFTRDATSLGESFSIVLSDSAISLLPDYVDGSPPPGVVYVRISDPDIRWKYTVMRQAGKGTNAARKTVDLLLKLGRSYQEATEEFG